The following proteins are co-located in the Psychrobacter urativorans genome:
- the parA gene encoding ParA family partition ATPase — protein MKVIAVLNQKGGSGKTTIATQIARGLQLQGHSVLLVDSDKQGSARDWRAVDEDNPVPVIGLDRPTLDKDLKSVSDKDYVVIDGSPQATSLAISAIKAADFILIPVQPSPYDIWATSDLVDLVQQRIEVMDGQLKAAFVVSRAIQNTNIGKEVATALLDYGLPVLDTRIMQRVAYPNSAAIGKTVFDTESPNSNAIQEMTALVNEIKTFFIEE, from the coding sequence ATGAAAGTCATCGCAGTATTGAATCAAAAGGGTGGTAGTGGTAAGACCACTATTGCCACTCAGATTGCCCGTGGTTTGCAATTGCAGGGACACAGCGTATTACTGGTGGATAGCGATAAGCAGGGCAGTGCGCGCGATTGGCGCGCGGTTGATGAGGATAATCCGGTGCCAGTCATTGGTCTTGATCGTCCAACGCTAGATAAAGATTTAAAAAGCGTGTCTGATAAAGATTATGTGGTGATTGATGGCTCACCGCAAGCGACTAGCCTTGCTATCTCTGCTATTAAAGCGGCTGACTTTATATTGATTCCCGTACAACCAAGCCCGTATGATATTTGGGCAACCAGTGATTTGGTAGATTTGGTACAGCAGCGCATTGAAGTAATGGATGGTCAGTTAAAAGCCGCTTTTGTAGTATCGCGCGCTATTCAAAATACCAATATTGGTAAAGAGGTAGCGACGGCATTACTAGATTACGGTCTACCAGTTTTGGATACCAGAATCATGCAGCGTGTTGCTTATCCTAACAGCGCTGCCATTGGCAAAACCGTTTTTGATACCGAGTCGCCTAACAGCAATGCAATACAAGAAATGACGGCATTGGTTAATGAAATTAAAACATTTTTTATTGAGGAGTAG
- a CDS encoding GntR family transcriptional regulator, protein MSGKFSKSSLKQQIAEEIKKMIFEGKLEQGEKITELQVSQSLGVSRTSVREAVLLLEQEGLLISEPYKDTRVTTITQEEVLEILIPMRLQIEIFALKKGFSVWGEKTKTQFRAILEEMKKAIFYEDLLTFIELDIQLHGLIVQSSGLENVIRIWESIVNRIRLHFLHQNSRSGTLEKWLVEHEELINVLVNGSSVDEAIEALRSHIVDTNLPDVYLLD, encoded by the coding sequence ATGTCTGGTAAATTTTCCAAAAGCTCGTTAAAACAGCAAATCGCAGAAGAAATCAAAAAAATGATTTTTGAAGGCAAGTTAGAGCAGGGAGAAAAAATCACCGAACTTCAGGTATCACAAAGCTTAGGGGTTAGTCGAACCTCGGTAAGAGAGGCGGTGTTGCTGTTAGAGCAAGAAGGCTTACTGATTTCTGAACCCTACAAAGACACGAGAGTGACGACCATTACCCAAGAAGAAGTCCTCGAAATCCTAATTCCAATGCGGCTGCAAATTGAAATATTTGCGCTAAAAAAAGGCTTTTCAGTTTGGGGAGAAAAAACGAAAACTCAGTTTAGAGCTATTCTAGAAGAGATGAAAAAAGCCATTTTTTATGAGGATTTATTAACATTTATTGAGTTAGATATTCAGTTACATGGACTGATCGTTCAGTCTTCTGGCTTAGAGAATGTCATTCGAATTTGGGAAAGTATTGTCAATAGAATCCGCCTGCACTTTTTACATCAAAACAGTAGATCTGGAACGTTGGAAAAGTGGCTTGTTGAGCATGAAGAATTGATAAACGTTTTGGTAAATGGGAGCTCTGTCGACGAAGCAATCGAGGCGTTAAGAAGTCATATCGTCGATACCAATCTTCCAGACGTGTATTTATTGGATTAA
- a CDS encoding mandelate racemase/muconate lactonizing enzyme family protein, with translation MKIVDIEVISLRVPALDQACEWGEDALIVRVITDTGLVGIGESDTSPLVAKAIIEAPNSNLYCSGLKALLLGESPLEIQKLWDKMYWGSNYLGRRGAGIHAMSAIDIALWDIASQYHQVPIHILLGGKYRDKIRAYGTFIPADIPDDNRVIARKLKEKGFTSLKFGGGIMGNDPITDYELVKAVREELGDDFELQIDLASKWNTYSHSADMFKKLESFHLNWIEEPVLADDMKGYLKLAKLAVTKIAGGESLTTRYEFEDFIRQAQPDIIQPDITRCGGISEMRIINNIAEMNGVKMIPHGFSTGILLAATVQFLAATKYGDLIEYSQSESPLFTKLVKNLLPLEEGHVRVLDTIGLGVELDENIMELYKI, from the coding sequence ATGAAAATAGTAGATATAGAAGTGATTAGCCTAAGAGTTCCAGCACTTGATCAAGCTTGTGAATGGGGCGAAGATGCGCTCATTGTGCGCGTGATTACCGATACGGGCTTAGTCGGGATTGGTGAAAGTGACACCTCACCGTTAGTAGCAAAAGCCATCATCGAAGCCCCAAATTCAAACCTATACTGTTCTGGTTTAAAGGCACTCTTACTGGGTGAAAGTCCTTTAGAGATTCAAAAACTTTGGGACAAAATGTATTGGGGTTCTAATTATTTAGGCAGACGCGGTGCGGGTATTCATGCGATGAGTGCCATTGACATTGCGTTATGGGATATCGCTTCTCAATATCACCAAGTGCCTATTCATATCTTATTGGGTGGTAAGTATCGAGATAAAATTCGCGCCTATGGCACTTTTATACCCGCAGATATTCCAGACGATAACAGAGTGATTGCTAGAAAACTCAAAGAAAAAGGCTTTACCAGTCTGAAATTTGGTGGCGGCATCATGGGTAATGATCCGATTACCGATTATGAATTGGTGAAAGCCGTTCGCGAAGAATTGGGTGACGACTTTGAGCTACAAATTGACTTGGCTTCTAAATGGAACACCTATAGCCATTCAGCTGATATGTTCAAAAAATTAGAGTCATTCCATTTAAATTGGATTGAAGAACCTGTATTAGCTGATGATATGAAAGGCTATCTCAAACTGGCAAAACTGGCGGTGACCAAAATAGCTGGTGGTGAGTCATTAACCACACGCTATGAGTTTGAGGATTTTATAAGGCAAGCACAGCCCGATATTATTCAGCCCGATATTACTCGCTGTGGTGGTATTAGTGAGATGCGTATTATCAATAATATTGCTGAAATGAATGGCGTTAAAATGATTCCACATGGTTTTAGTACGGGGATTTTATTAGCAGCTACCGTGCAATTCCTAGCGGCTACCAAGTATGGCGACTTGATTGAATATTCACAAAGTGAGAGTCCGTTATTTACCAAACTGGTCAAGAATTTACTGCCATTAGAAGAGGGTCATGTAAGGGTGCTGGATACCATTGGACTTGGCGTAGAACTCGATGAAAATATAATGGAATTATACAAAATCTAA
- a CDS encoding BCCT family transporter, with protein MSRQVDKLLISVSIALVVIVVGALYLQPEQSQVVAGAIFGKMTEWFGSGVLIFTFLGVLLLAFVATSKYGNIRFGEEAPEYSNFKWISMMIACGLGSATVYWAFVEWAYYIETPGLGIEANSQKAYEMSLPYNMFHWGFSAWTLYALVALPICYHLYVRKNAGLSLSAIVSAITGIKQSGVLGRIIDVIFIFICFGALSITLGVSVPLVNNVLSTVLGIEPSFTMNIVLILIISVVYSLSSYIGLQKGMSNLADFTTKLALLLCVGVLVLGPTNFIIANTTNSLGLMLQNFVQMSLFTDPIGKSGFPQSWTIFYWLYWITYAPFTGIFIAKVSKGRTLRSVVINTLISGSAGCFLFFGIIGSLTIDRQLTGLVDVVGMLGAGQDNNAIIAVLQTLPFSSAFMILFCAISVLFLATTLDGAAFTMASTATPKLQGNEEPHPVHRLFWCVMLALVPLTMIFIGASLDTIKTSAIITGIPILFIMILIIVGWLKWMVKDFGDVPSDKIAEVCASGIKETRPKELNEKG; from the coding sequence ATGAGTAGACAAGTAGATAAACTATTAATTTCTGTCAGTATCGCATTGGTAGTCATTGTGGTTGGCGCTTTGTATCTTCAGCCGGAGCAATCACAAGTGGTTGCAGGTGCTATCTTTGGGAAAATGACAGAGTGGTTTGGCTCGGGGGTACTGATATTCACTTTCCTCGGTGTTTTATTACTGGCTTTCGTGGCAACCAGTAAATATGGCAACATTCGCTTTGGGGAAGAGGCACCGGAGTACTCCAACTTCAAATGGATTTCAATGATGATTGCCTGTGGACTGGGCTCAGCCACTGTCTATTGGGCGTTTGTGGAATGGGCTTATTATATTGAAACCCCTGGACTTGGCATTGAGGCAAACTCGCAAAAAGCATATGAGATGTCATTACCTTACAATATGTTTCATTGGGGTTTCAGTGCATGGACGCTATACGCCTTAGTCGCACTTCCTATTTGCTATCATTTATATGTACGCAAAAATGCAGGGCTGAGTTTAAGCGCCATTGTTAGCGCGATTACGGGTATTAAGCAAAGTGGCGTACTAGGGCGTATTATTGATGTCATTTTTATCTTTATCTGTTTTGGCGCGTTAAGTATTACCTTAGGCGTTTCGGTTCCATTGGTTAATAATGTCTTAAGTACGGTATTGGGCATTGAACCCTCATTTACGATGAATATCGTGTTGATTCTCATCATTTCTGTCGTCTATTCGCTAAGTTCTTATATCGGCTTACAAAAAGGTATGTCAAATTTAGCAGATTTTACGACAAAACTGGCGTTACTTCTCTGTGTTGGGGTTTTAGTTTTAGGACCGACGAATTTTATTATTGCAAATACTACTAACTCTCTGGGCTTAATGCTGCAGAACTTTGTGCAAATGAGTTTATTTACCGATCCTATTGGTAAAAGTGGCTTCCCGCAGTCATGGACGATATTTTACTGGTTATACTGGATTACTTATGCGCCTTTCACTGGTATTTTCATTGCTAAAGTATCAAAAGGTCGCACGCTGCGCTCAGTCGTTATCAATACCTTAATTAGTGGTAGTGCCGGCTGTTTCTTGTTCTTTGGTATTATTGGTAGTCTAACCATTGATCGACAGTTGACAGGACTGGTCGACGTGGTTGGGATGTTAGGGGCGGGTCAAGATAACAATGCCATTATTGCCGTCTTACAAACATTGCCATTCAGCAGCGCTTTCATGATTTTGTTCTGTGCAATCTCCGTCCTATTTCTTGCCACAACTTTGGATGGTGCTGCATTTACTATGGCTTCTACAGCAACACCAAAATTACAAGGCAATGAAGAGCCACATCCGGTGCATCGCCTATTTTGGTGTGTGATGTTAGCGCTAGTACCATTGACGATGATTTTTATCGGCGCAAGTTTAGATACGATTAAAACCAGTGCCATCATCACCGGTATTCCGATTCTCTTTATTATGATACTTATCATCGTTGGTTGGTTAAAATGGATGGTGAAAGATTTTGGTGATGTGCCCTCTGATAAAATCGCTGAAGTATGTGCTTCTGGCATCAAGGAAACGCGACCAAAAGAGTTGAATGAAAAGGGATAG
- a CDS encoding mandelate racemase/muconate lactonizing enzyme family protein produces MKLEIDKIDVFVVAGPDAKYKTSSHYDDLVITNTIVRIRTADGYEGFGAAISWTEGGIDKSLAESIRHLLPFLIGKSALHREAIYSLMASRCVQMKPQALSPIDIALWDLVAKFAKMPLYQMLGGARNKILSYASTPFLPTIQAYIKHVQDLKNQGYKIIKFHTWCIFEKDMALVAAIHEVFKDSGLKFMMDVESAYTREEALKAARILEKHDYIWFEAPLSDTDLEGYRDLKSRVDIPILAAGNTLLYLNQIEQGIQNNGWSSVRVDATLAGGITQTQKIMGLAEANSMTVELQSWGYTLSQAANLHLMLAYNNSTYFEQAVPVEPLEFGALTTIRTDKEGYVHAPDGNGLGIEMDWTLIEQASSYKITLDTTGWTA; encoded by the coding sequence ATGAAACTTGAAATTGACAAAATCGACGTATTTGTCGTTGCCGGACCCGATGCTAAATACAAAACCTCCTCGCATTATGATGACTTGGTCATCACCAATACCATTGTCAGAATACGGACAGCTGATGGCTATGAGGGATTTGGCGCTGCAATTTCTTGGACGGAAGGTGGCATTGATAAAAGCCTTGCAGAGTCTATCCGTCATTTGCTGCCCTTTCTGATTGGCAAATCGGCGCTGCACAGAGAAGCTATTTATTCTTTGATGGCAAGTCGCTGCGTACAAATGAAACCACAAGCATTGTCACCGATAGATATTGCGTTATGGGATTTGGTGGCGAAGTTCGCAAAAATGCCGCTGTACCAGATGCTTGGTGGCGCTAGAAATAAAATTTTATCTTATGCCAGCACGCCTTTCCTACCGACTATTCAAGCTTATATCAAACACGTTCAAGACTTAAAAAACCAAGGCTATAAGATTATTAAATTCCACACTTGGTGCATCTTTGAAAAAGATATGGCGTTAGTGGCAGCGATTCATGAGGTGTTTAAGGACTCGGGTCTTAAATTCATGATGGACGTAGAAAGCGCTTATACCAGAGAAGAGGCGCTAAAAGCCGCGCGAATTTTAGAAAAGCATGATTATATTTGGTTTGAAGCGCCATTATCCGACACTGATTTAGAAGGCTATAGAGACTTAAAATCCCGTGTTGATATCCCTATTCTAGCCGCTGGAAATACCTTACTTTATCTTAATCAAATTGAGCAAGGTATTCAAAACAACGGTTGGTCAAGTGTCCGTGTCGATGCCACGCTTGCAGGTGGCATTACTCAAACTCAAAAAATTATGGGGCTTGCAGAAGCCAATTCGATGACCGTTGAGCTGCAATCTTGGGGTTATACCTTGTCGCAAGCTGCCAACCTGCATCTCATGTTAGCTTATAACAACAGCACCTATTTTGAGCAAGCCGTTCCCGTTGAGCCTTTAGAGTTTGGCGCACTAACGACGATTAGAACGGATAAAGAGGGCTATGTACACGCGCCAGATGGCAATGGATTGGGTATTGAGATGGACTGGACGTTAATTGAACAAGCGAGCAGTTATAAAATTACTCTGGATACAACAGGTTGGACAGCATAA
- a CDS encoding replication initiation protein, with product MENNLVAKSNDLVVASYALTRHEQNLLLACVSQINSLPDAPIVSIESRFIVTVEQIKGLFYRGSTERNAYRDLKKAADHLFEREVTIKLDNDETLRTRFVSSVKFQPNDAQVTLRFAEDILPYLTQLKNNFTRYRLADTVELTSVYAVRLYEMIVCWQGQNRWSETLELDDFRYMMGVEDKYRQFSNLRDRVLNTAVEQINENTNYNVTVSYRKVKREHRSVTFAFYKKGALLLTDDKGALSLDKIRRIVRSSQFTADYNDHRLLSVEARESNEAFWARAEQLIAERPKEFSKRPFDDYFKSK from the coding sequence ATGGAAAACAATCTGGTCGCTAAATCAAATGATTTAGTAGTCGCTAGCTATGCGTTAACTCGTCACGAGCAAAATTTATTATTGGCGTGTGTCAGTCAAATAAACTCGCTACCAGACGCACCGATTGTTTCTATTGAAAGTCGGTTCATCGTTACTGTTGAACAGATTAAAGGTTTATTTTATCGAGGTTCTACTGAGCGTAATGCTTATAGAGATTTGAAAAAAGCCGCTGACCATCTTTTTGAGAGAGAGGTGACGATAAAGTTAGATAATGATGAGACGCTACGCACGCGATTTGTATCTAGTGTTAAATTTCAGCCCAATGATGCACAAGTGACTCTTAGGTTCGCTGAAGATATATTGCCTTATCTAACTCAGCTTAAGAATAATTTCACCCGATACAGACTCGCAGATACGGTAGAGTTAACTAGCGTTTACGCGGTAAGATTGTATGAAATGATTGTGTGTTGGCAAGGGCAAAACAGATGGAGTGAAACTTTAGAGTTAGATGATTTTCGATATATGATGGGCGTTGAGGACAAATATCGACAGTTTAGTAACTTACGTGATCGTGTATTAAATACAGCCGTAGAGCAGATTAACGAAAACACTAATTACAACGTCACCGTTTCCTATCGAAAGGTTAAACGAGAACATCGAAGCGTTACGTTTGCATTCTATAAAAAAGGAGCCCTCTTACTAACAGATGATAAGGGCGCATTGTCTTTAGATAAAATCAGACGTATCGTTCGCTCCTCACAATTCACTGCAGACTATAATGATCACCGCTTATTGTCAGTCGAAGCCAGAGAAAGTAACGAAGCGTTTTGGGCAAGAGCGGAACAACTGATAGCAGAGCGTCCAAAAGAGTTTTCTAAACGACCATTTGATGATTATTTTAAGTCAAAATAA